Genomic segment of Sphingomonas sp. KRR8:
TCGCGGTGCTCAATGGTCTGGTCGTCATGTCGGCGATTCGGGAGCGAAGCGAGAACGGAGCGCCTCTCGAAGAAGCAATCCGAGAAGGGATGCGCGAGAAGATGCGCGCTGTGGTCATGACCGGGTTTGTGCCGGCAATCGGCTTCGTACCGATGGCGCTTGCCCATGGCACGGGTGCCGAGGTCCAGAAGCCGCTTGCGACCACCGTCATCGGCGGCCTGATCGCGGCGACGATACTGACCCTGCTGGTGCTGCCGGCCATCGCCCGGGTGGTGCTCGGCAAGTCCGAGCGCAGCATCTCGGAGCATCCCGCACCAAGCGAGACTGAGGAGGCGTTCGCATGACCGTCCATAAGCTGCTTCGCATCTACACCGACGAGAGCGCCTTCAGCGGTGACCGAAGGCTCTTCGAGGTCATCGCCGAACGTGCCCGCGACGCCGGGCTTGCCGGTGCAACGGTGCTCGATGCGCGGCTTGGCTTCGGCAGGTCCGCGCATGTTCGACGACGACACATCCTCGAGAACGAGCGATCGGTTGTCATTGAGATCATTGATGAGGAGGCAAAGCTTAGGTCGTTCGTGGCGAGCCTTGCCGGTTTCCACGGCATCGGCCTCATCACAGTCGAGGCAATCGAATTGATCTTTCTGCCGACGGAGGCTGCGTGATGCCTCCAAGGCTTAGCTTCGAGCTTCGTACGGCGAGTGCCGACCATCGCTGTGGGCAGAATTGCTGGAGGAAATTGTGAACCTCCAGCGCGTCGTTCTGACCGTAGTGCCCAAGGGGCGGCCGCGTAAGTGGCCGCATCGCCGTGGGTTAGCGCTGGCGACGCTTGTCGGCCTGAGCGGACTTGCCGCATGCAAGGGTCAACCGGACCTGTCCAAATCAACTCCCACCAATGCGGCCACGCCTGCCCCCTTCGGGCAAGCCCTGTTGCGCTGCGACGACGGTACCTCAGTCGAAGTGGACTTGCTTGATCAAGGCCTTCGAATGGCTGTCACTTGGTTGCCCCGAGGACCGACCGAGCAGCTTAATGCCTTGAACGCGGGAGGCACGTTCGTTGGCAAGCGAACGCGCGCCACGATCGTCGGCAGCACCACGGCCTTCCAGGTTGCGGGCGGTCATATCCGCATTTGCCATCGACAGTCCCGATGATCTTCACTGCTCCCCGGACGGCCCGGCATCGCCTTCCCCCGCGATGTGGTGTGCGATCCCCCTGTCGCACGCTGACGGTGGATGGGCCGAGCACCGGCTCGAACCAAACCACCGAGCCGACCTTTACTTGCAGTCCAACCTCGGAAGCGATCCTATGCTCGCGCTGACCTACACCATCATTCCAGCATTAGCCGTGGTGCTGGGCGCCATCGTCTCAATCCTGCGCAAGCCGGGCCCAAGCTTTACCAGCGCAATGCAGCATCTTGCCGCTGGCGTCGTGTTCGCTGCGGCGGCAACCGAAATCCTGCCACAAGTAAAGCATGAGGGCAGCCCCACCGCGACGCTCCTAGGAGGAGCTGCCGGCGTGGCCGTCATGCTTACGCTCAAGAGCTTCGAATCGCGGTTTAAGGGACCTGCAGCCCTTCTTGGCGCGATCGGCATCGACATCTTGATCGATGGGCTGGTGCTGGGACTGGCCTTCGTCGCCGGCGCAAAGGCGGGTGTGCTGCTGACGGTCGCGCTTACGCTTGAGGTGCTCTTCCTCGGCGTCACGCTGACGACTGAGCTCGGAGAGACAATTAGGTCTCGCGTGCTTGTGATGCTGATCGTCATTGGTCTGGCCCTGCTCATGCCAGTGGGGACCTTGATCGCATTGCCGGTCGCCACCCTGTCGCCCGTCGTGATCGCGGGCTTCCTAAGCTTCGGCCTGATGGCGCTGCTCTACCTCGTCACTGAGGAGCTGTTGGTGGAGGCGCACGGAAAGCCAGACAGCCCTTTGAT
This window contains:
- a CDS encoding DUF190 domain-containing protein: MTVHKLLRIYTDESAFSGDRRLFEVIAERARDAGLAGATVLDARLGFGRSAHVRRRHILENERSVVIEIIDEEAKLRSFVASLAGFHGIGLITVEAIELIFLPTEAA
- a CDS encoding transporter, whose amino-acid sequence is MLALTYTIIPALAVVLGAIVSILRKPGPSFTSAMQHLAAGVVFAAAATEILPQVKHEGSPTATLLGGAAGVAVMLTLKSFESRFKGPAALLGAIGIDILIDGLVLGLAFVAGAKAGVLLTVALTLEVLFLGVTLTTELGETIRSRVLVMLIVIGLALLMPVGTLIALPVATLSPVVIAGFLSFGLMALLYLVTEELLVEAHGKPDSPLISAFFFVGFLALLAIEELAG